tacaacttttttttgtaaatcgaaaattgtgtacaaaaatattagtcATTCTAATTTTTGTGCAGATTTTTCATCTGTAGAAATTTACTAGAAAAAGATTatgaagtataaaataataaattgtcaaaatatctaaattatgttttcttctggcattttttttaacttgtaatgaaatagtacattttatttttatattaaatattaaaaaatcttgcttaaaaaatatttattgaaacaatATGACTTCATTCAATATctaattaaagattaaaaacagtataaaaatttaaaatggctACATTAGACAGTTTTGcctgtgtttttatttctggcaacattaatattttacaaattatttttagcacAAATAATGCATTGTtgcaagtttattttatgtttatttatataataattttttgtcttcaaaaatttcatttaaatatattttctacaaaGAAATTGTTTTCGTTTCAAACAAggttgttaattttgtttagttatttatatttattactcgaTCTGGAGTTTTGgtgtaagattaatttaaacagaaataaataaagtttatattttaacattattggtgttttttttcttgtctTTTTCATTGTctgatatttgaaatattgaatttcCTAAAAATAGGTATTTTTACCATCATCACCTTGAAAATGACTTCAGTTAGtagtagaaaatatataaaaatgaataatataaaataaaaaataatataaaaaattaaattaaatttgagtGTCTTGGTACCAGAGCagcattttcattaaattaaaaaaaacaaactgtgGTCAAAGAAGTTATGGTTCAGTATTTGCTTTACTTCTGgtcaaatagtttttttgttgttaaatgtgatgtgatgaaattttatcaaattaaacaaaacaacaaaataaaaataattttaataaaataaaatcatgcttaaaattttgtttcaacaaatttttttacagtagAACTTCTGccaacaaacaataatttgattaaataaatcaatggtCTATACAAAATCGTTGTTGCTGTACAAAAAAAGacgaatatattaaaaatagttttgacgatgtttgttatttgaggttcttgttttatatttaggaAATTAGTTTCACTTGTTACAGTAGCAACGctcttatttttctttaattgttgAACTTGTACagttttgtaacatttagGGGGAGAATTACATGTATCCAAACAATACCATGacttatatttatcttttaactgTTTCCTTTTGTTCGTGATTATGGCGTCTGAgctcattttatataaattaatttattaatgttatttatttcccCTTTTACACAAGGATACGAAAAATTTACAATCCGATCTCATAATTGCATTAGAATTTGACATATTTCGTTACAACACCTGTCAAATGTAACATTGTCTCTGGTCCACTGACTTCTATAAATGAACAGGGTACAGACGTAGTTTTTTGTGCCTATTTAATTtccgccattttggcgctgatggTTGCGATTTTCAGCAGTGGTGAGAAATCgaactaaaaataaagactGAATTAACTGTCATTACCATCAATATCAGCGAGTTTAAGTCGGAACGAAGTAAAAGGTATCATTTCTAAGCATTGACTATCCATTTGTAGAGTGCTTTagctagttaatattttataaacaattctACACTGAAATATGTCATAAATGATAAGGTGACTATAGATTAAAAgaggtaaaaaaaacaacgtttCCTTCcaaatgtttaatacaaatgctgcttattaaaaaatgcatgtgataaacatttattattcattaactCATGTaaccttaaatattaaaacagtgCAGTTAGAAAATTATACTCTTCGTATAAACaaactacatatattttttaatatgaatgtttTAGTTATTGTTCTGTTGTGTTTACTATTATGTCCGGAGAACATTATTGCAGTCGAATTCTAAAGTAAGTGAACAAATTATTCTattcaataactttaatattgcttttgttaaagtttgaactaaattaaaacatagttgctatatttaaattactcgtataatattttcttacataaaatattgttttcttttttcttttaactaaATACTTATGAAACatgacaaaaaattaaaaactttatatgttttttttgtgacatACCTTAAACTAAACTTGCTTATAAATTGGGTTATTTcgtatctttttaaatattttaacttaataagaaTCCCATATtgagttttacttttttaaagctAGCTGTTAAAAATACAGGTTGTTCTTAAATTcgaaaatcataaaataaaatacatatctcatttaaattattaataaaatgttttttggtaCTGTTTTCCATAGATATGTAACCTATAAATAGAgcgtttcatacaaatttgacGTCTAatcaaaaatctattttagaaatgtcattttgtattgtatataaCAACACTGACGAAATGTATCTCAACAATAAGCCTCCGGAGGACCTTTTTTTCGCTTCACATTTTTGCTCTATATAAGGTATCTGTAGATTATATATCTATGGTTCTTTTATAATAGATATGAGTCACGAATAAATGGTTTGttttagaaacattttgttccttaaaaaaatatttgttactatatttttaaacatatttgaattatttaaacttttgtgagacatcataattaattaattaagaaacggcttaactcacgtttgatcgtccggtgacggcaccgactagttttggacccatcgggggtccatcttaaGGGCGAATGTTTAATCCgacagtgcgagacgcgatgcgaccgcgaagtcctcggaTTAAACaatcgccctgaagatggacccccgatgggtccgaaattagtcggtgccgccaccggacgatcaaacgtgagttaagccgtttcttaattaattaaatatttgaattaatttcgaTAAAACATTCTTAGGAAAGACCgcaaaaaagttaataatatgttCTTGTCTTTTGGTTGTTGAGAATCCATTCTGTCAATTTCACAAAGATGTATTTATAGACAAGAATATCTGAGCAGGTGAGAGGCGCTACTATAGCGGTGACTTCTGTCAGAAAAAACATGACAGCTACAGCAATgattcaatttcttttataatggcGGTCCTTTTTGATTTCGCCAAAATCCAGTTCATAGTCTGTCTAGAGACAGTCTGTGGTTTTGACTGAATCCAGATGTGTTTAGGTGTGGTTTGGGCTCTCGTTTGTTGGGTGGGTTTCGTGAATGCACAAGGTCATATcaattttgattataattattggaacgaagttccttatcgcgcgttgtgaaagggggctagacggaaaaaattcttacgaaaagttgtcacgacactttttgctatagtaagtatgttaacgacgaatgagcgctacttcacagcgaaaattcatagaaataaaatgtacttcttgtgaagacttaagttttttattcatagaataaacattggttcctccactaattaatagaaaggaacttcgttccatccgggtgtcccaacacacctctcaagtttttttatatctatatcaGTGTTATATGTTTTCTGTCAGAATTAACCTATAACGCCATTCACCGTGTCAGATATGTCAGAATAGAGTTAATGACTTACCATATACAGGGTGTTGTTATTCGAACACAAGTGATGCACTCGCATATGACACGGATGAGTCCTGATGGCTCATACATTGCGACGATTGAGCGTATTTCAgaaattttaatgacattttagGTGAATTCGATTGACTCTGTAATTTAGATATGGCctgtgaacaaaaaaaaagtttttataataaaaaaaaattacaaaaattaaaaaaaaaaaagtttagatATAAAGTTTACTTGAAGTAACACTCCAATGGGATGTCTGCCACAGATTGTGTTTCCATACTTGTTGAGATACTCTGTGAACGCGCGTGGGTCCAACTTCTCTATTATGTTCATACCCTATGGATTAAGattgaagatattttatgaataatgtaaaaaaaaaaaacaaaaaaaacccGACTGACTGCGACTCAAATTGATTATAGCGATATCTATTAGctgcattttaaaacaaagatttttaatatagaaaaaatttagaaaaaatcgaaaaaaagaGAATTTCATCTTCCACATCCACTATATATGTTTTGTGATGGTGTCATACACCCTATGACACTCTTTGGAAGAATACAAATCGAATGACACCTCACActtcaaaatcggttcattCCTTTAAGATACAGGATGTTACAAagttatacataaaaacaaattaacatactttaaaaaaattgtcagtcgggtaaaaaaAAGGGTCAATAAAGTACTGAAGGCATATTTTACCTGTTTATCTAGCCATTCAATACTCTCATAAATATGACCTCTAGATGTATCTTTCCAGGTGTAACGGAAACGTGAACCCCAATGACAGAAGTCAGATGATATCACAAACAAGTTCTGTGGATCAGCTAAATATGGTGCCAGGATTGACCCATATCTGTATATCAAATagaaaaacagtaaaaaatcttactaatattatatactagcttttacccgcgactccgtccgcgcggaataaaaaaaaatgcacacaagataaaaaagttcctatgtccgtctcctagttctaagctacctccccatcaatttttagTCAATGTCAGTcatatagatagatgtgaatgtatggatggatgtatggatcttgatgaaatttgtcacagatgtagaacataatctggaagaacacatagactacaaattaagtttttttattggtgtttaaatggatggatgttaacTAAAATTAGTAGAAATTCGACACTAAGATATATTATCTGAAATAACTTCTAggttaattacttttttttattgtggaagaagttgaatttttaatactcaCTTAGCTTCTTTCTCCGGTGTTAGAGATCCAACTAAAATTGGTATAATTGTGAAACCggttttatatctaaaaaaaaaaaatacactattagttgaaataaaaattacatattgtgatagtaaaaaagtatcaattcattgttttttttttaaatcaaaattaattaaaaataattatagttacattgtaattgtaacatcctgtatattaaaaaactgaaccgattttgacaagTAAGATGTAATTTGATTTGTATTCTTCCAAAAAGTGTAATAAATG
This genomic stretch from Papilio machaon chromosome 29, ilPapMach1.1, whole genome shotgun sequence harbors:
- the LOC106720215 gene encoding protein MEMO1, coding for MSCRNASHAGSWYTENGTELSRQLDLWLSKADLTHGPARAIIAPHAGYSYCGACAAFAYRQVSPVVVKRIFILGPSHHVRLGGCALSSLDKYQTPLYDLTIDKQIYSELEATRQFEWMDIQTDEDEHSIEMHLPYIAKVMEEYKTGFTIIPILVGSLTPEKEAKYGSILAPYLADPQNLFVISSDFCHWGSRFRYTWKDTSRGHIYESIEWLDKQGMNIIEKLDPRAFTEYLNKYGNTICGRHPIGVLLQAISKLQSQSNSPKMSLKFLKYAQSSQCMSHQDSSVSYASASLVFE